The following DNA comes from Rhineura floridana isolate rRhiFlo1 chromosome 18, rRhiFlo1.hap2, whole genome shotgun sequence.
GCCAGTCGCTGACGGACCTGGCCAAGTACCTGATTGGGCGCCTGCGGCCCAACTTCCTGGCAGTCTGCCAGCCCGATTGGTCAAAAGTCAACTGCTCGCTTTACGTCCAGCTGGAAGGTGTGTGCCAGGGAGACATCAAGCACATCACGGAGTCCAGGTGAGGATGGAAGAATTGGGGCGTTGTGGGGTGGATTTGAGACCCGCGCTGAAAGGATCCCCTTGCCGCTAACAGCTCATCTGTGTTCTGGTGAtgcaagtaaaaaaataataatcgaGGGGTGGGATACAGAAGGAGCAAAATTTGTTTCACGAAGGGGTTGGCTTTAAGAGGAGAGGAAGCTCTTTTGCACCAAGTCAcatcccatctagctcagtattgtctacactgactggcagcggctctccaaggtttcaggcagggagtctctcccagccctacctggagatgccctgggaccttctgcatgcaaaacaagatgctctgccattgagctaagattctagtcctcgtgaacctgggaccttcctcaTGCAAAGAGCAGGGAAAGACTTTTCTCTGcctcagaaaccctggagagctgctgccggtcagagtagacaatcctcggtggaaggaagggtggagtaCAAATTCAGTAAAGAATGAATCCTTCGGCCTGGTACAAAGCAGGTTCCTTTGtccctgttttttatttatttgtgatgTGTCTGTGTTTCTTTAGGACTTAGgcaggggtggggatggggggacCTTTTTGGCTCCCCAAAACAGCCTCgtggcttccccctcccccccaaaagcccCGCACAGCCGTTCCTTCCTTTGTTCCACCAGCTAGGACTAGATCTCCAGACTCCAGGAGCAGAAGTGTGTCGCGTGTTTTTTTCAGCCTGGAGGAAGCCTTTAACCCCctgccccctttccctccctctctctttctcctaggTTATCTTTCTACTCCGGCCATTCCTCATTTGGCATGTACTGCATGATGTTCCTAGCGGTAAGGGCACCATTTCGTTTTCAAACCCTTGGGTGCAACGACCGGTCGAAGgcgggctttgcatgcagaaggggtcAAGGTCCAGTCCCTTGCGTCTCCAGCCAAAACAGGGGTGTGGAGTCTCAGGCCTGGGGGGGCTAAACGCCCCCACTTCCAGGCCCATCTGTCTGGTCTGTTctactctccccaggccatgccccatcTCTGTAGGCTACACCCCTCGCTGGCACTGATTTGCcccctcctcaagtgttttttttttgcatcctTGACCTCTGACCATGCCTTCATGGACAAGTGTTTTGAGGGTGTGCAGAAGCTAGCCTATGGAACcagaggtaaaattcacattcgtggctctgcacacttttgcctctgaaccctgcccaccgctggcatgtggcccttggaaggttgtccagaagagaatgtggcccttggactttaaaaaaaagcccccCCATCCACCTGTGAGCTGTAAGGTTCAGGTGTTAGGGAATGTGCAAGGAACACCCCTCTCTGCCATAGACCCTGGAGAATGGCTACCGACcattgggtggctttaaaagagctttAAGACCAATCATGGAGGAGGCTAGATACAAGGCAGCTGATCCTTGCGGGATGTTAGAGCTCTGTTCCGTGTCCAATTCCTCCTCTCTCCTGTCTGCCTGCCCCTGGCTTGTGATTCCAGCTTTACGTGCAGGCCCGCCTGGTCGGGAGGTGGGCCCGCCTGGTGCGCCCGACGATCCAGTTCTTCCTCATCTCCTTCGCCGTCTTCGTGGGGTACACCCGGGTGTCGGACTATAAGCACCACTGGAGCGACGTGCTGGTGGGCCTTCTGCAAGGAGCACTTATCGCTGTCCTGGTCGTAAGTGTGGGGCAGactgggtggggaggaggcagcTGCTGGGTGGAGCATGCACGACCCATTGATGCCCACTGCCCTTCTGGATTAGGGATGACGGTGTTGCTTGTGGTTGGCTTCCCCATTTGTTGGTTAGAATGTTTATGAATGTTCTGTGACATCACGGCTCCCATAAAGAAGcaatagtgatttttttttattgtgcattcctgattattttgtgctcatgatggcacAAGTTTCGGGGCGGGcatgctgcttcatttccagtcatcaTAAGtcccgtaacttcctgctgaaatcctgtaacttttcatatcgCAAAGGTTCTGAGTTCTCACCCACGTGTTTTTATCGTGTTAAAGCTCAAGGCTGCCTCCTCCAGACAGCAAGGGTTCAGTAACATTGGCGAAGCATTTGGGGAACAACTCATGATACGTGGAcagcataaatccaccactaatacacTAATCATTGTTGTGTCAATGACACATTGcagaataatatttttaaaaaccaaccaGTCTAGTTCATTTGGTCATTGCATAGATTATtgatggatctgtccattttgggacTCTCAGTTCCtcgtttttctgatcttaaattcagttctccacatttatgcagcaatatgtgaatttctgtttttttcctattttttaaaaaaaatcttcctgaaAACGAATGCAAgcctctcctaataaacacatttttgtaagctgttttgaccaatgtacgcattttttgcaagcaatgtctcctaacatA
Coding sequences within:
- the PLPP2 gene encoding phospholipid phosphatase 2 isoform X2, giving the protein MAGVIIPCTVFIISVGEAYLVYTARLHSRSKFNNYLAALYKIVGTFLFGGAVSQSLTDLAKYLIGRLRPNFLAVCQPDWSKVNCSLYVQLEGVCQGDIKHITESRLSFYSGHSSFGMYCMMFLALYVQARLVGRWARLVRPTIQFFLISFAVFVGYTRVSDYKHHWSDVLVGLLQGALIAVLVVRYVSDFFKQRPPLPCTEKDPGRKPNIPLPLSEAEGNHYSYQTAT